The stretch of DNA TGCCTTAATCAAATCCATTTGAGTATCGGGAAGAGGGCCATCATCGCGAATTGAACCAGCTAAACAGAAGGGAATGTTATTTTTAACGCATTGATACATGATTCCCTTAGTTAGAATTCCTGCTTCTACAGCTTTGGCAATACTGCCATAACGACGAATGGTATTAATCACTTTGAGATGATGACGATGCCCACCACTGACAGGAGTTCCTTTTTGCATATCCACACCCAAGGAAGTACCCATCAACGCTTGTTCGATGTCGTGAACTGCGATCGCGTTACCTCCTAATAAAGCTTGCACATAACCATCACGAATTAAACGAGAAAGATGTTGTGCGCCACCAGTATGAATTACCACTGGCCCTGCGGTAACAACCACTTTACCACCGCGGTCGCGAATCTGACGCAATTCCCAAGCAATCTGTTCGACTACTAATTCAACTCTTCTTTCACTTGATACACCCGCACCCATAAAGCTGAATTCTTGAGAGTTACGTTGTTCTCTTGATTCGGTTTTCTTGACTGTGCGAATACCTTCAACGCCAACCACAACGCGATCGCCTTCTGCTAAATCTCGTAAAATTTTACATTGAGCAACTGTACCATCATTCGTATTACTAACTACAATTGCTCCATCCATGCGTTGTTTTTGAACTCGTACCCACTCGCAATTAATCCTCACTTCAGTGGGATAAATCGTAGTTACATAAAAGTCATCCGGAGCAACACCTGTTTGAGTACAAACTTCGGTAATCACATCACAAGTTTCTTGGGGAGGGGCAACTGCACCCAAATCGATCAACTGACGCATGATATCTTCCATCACCTCATGGGAAGGCGCAGATACCCTCACATCAGCAGCGGAAGTACTTTGTCTTTCTATACCTAAATTAAAATTCAGAACTCTAAAACTACCGCCGTTTTCCACGACTAAATCTAAAGCCTGATTCATAATACCAGCATCTAGAAGATGTCCTTCTAAATGAATAATTCGGCTTTCTACAGGTACGTTAGCATGAACATCTGGTAAAACGGGTTCAGTGATTCTTAAAGTCAGACATTTAGCTGCACCACCAGCTTTAAGAAATTCGGTTAAAGGTGTTTCAATTACTGAAAAACCTACTTCTGCTAAACGTTGTTTAAGACTGTCGCTTGCTTGATTCATTACTACAGTACGATCAACATTAACCGCATTACAAGCAAACTTCACTGCATCAGCTTCTTCAATCGCAATTCGCTTCTCGACGGGTACACGCATTTCGATCAAGCGATTGGAATAGGAATCAAAGGCATCGGGATAATAAAGTAAATAACCATCAGTTAAAGGACAAAAACAAGTATCCAAGTGATAAAAGCGATCGTCGATTAACCTTAAGGATAAAACCTCAATATCTAACCATTTGGCAATATAAGGATGGGAATCTAACTCCGAACGGAAACCATAACCAGCCCACAACCAACGCCCTTCTCGATCTAATAAAGCATCCCCTGCACCTTCAAAGGGTAAGTCTTTAGGCAATTCGTGGACGGTAAAGCCATTATTTTCAAACCATTGCTTAAAATGAGGTTCTTCGCCCTGACGTTCTTTGTGATAAAAACGACTAAGAACTACATTATCACCCAAGACTAAACCAGCATTAGCCGTAAATACCATATCTGGCCAACCTTGCTGAGGCGGAACTAAGTCTACCACCGCCAAATCCTTGAGGACATGATATAGTTTTTGCCACTGTTCGGCAGCGCGATCGCGCGAAGATTTATGAATATTTCCCTCCATCCACGGATTAATCACATAATCTACGTCGTAGTGATCGGGGGAACACATCAGGATGCGAATTGACTCAGCCATATACTTTTATTGGGGATCTACTCTCTACAATACTGGCGTTAATAGATTTTTTGGTTCTAAAAAAAATTATCCTATTTTCGAGATCACGAAAGGAACATTAATTACTTTTTTACATCGATCGCATTTGTTATTGTAAAACTAAGTCGTCTAATTCTGCATAGTCTGGTAAAGTTGTATCAATCGGTTTGCCATTACGTAGCACAATTCGGTCATGTTGCGACCGCGATAATAGTTCACTAAAATAACGAGCTTTAAAAATAATTAAATTAGCTGGTTGACCAACTTCTATTTTACCTAAATCAGATAATCCCATTAAATCAGCTGGAGTTGTAGTAACGCTACTAATCCAATCACTATAAGGTGTATCGAGATGAGCGATTCTGACTGATTGATTAAATACTTCTAAAACATCATGATCACCAAATCCATAAAACGGATCGCGACAGTTATCACTAGCAAAAGCTACAGGAATACCAGCTTGTTTAAGTTCATGGACTTTGGTTACTCCGCGCCAAAAAGGAGTTGTTCCTGGTTTGCGATCCTGTAGATATAAGTTACACATCGGTAGACTAACTACACCAAGATTAGCTTGTTTAACTAAAGCGATCGCTTTGGCTACAACTTCTTCTGACTGGACTGCTAAACTACAACAATGACCACAAAGAATTTTGCCTTTGAATTGATTACGAATTGCTGCTTCGGCTATTTTTTTTAAACAAATTGAATTTGGATCATTATTTTCATCGGCATGAAAGTCTAAATCTAAATTTCGTTCTTTGGCTAGGGTAAATACAGTATCTAGCTGAGAGTTCAATTGAGGATTCATAAAAGCAACGCCTCCTAAAATCCCGCCAATTTCTGCAATTTTATCGGCTAAAGTAATTCCTGCCTCAGTTTGATAGTAATCTAAACTAACTAAACTAACTGCTTGCAAAGTGATTTTATCTTGCCATTTTTGTTGTAATTGTTGAAAAACATTGAGGCTAATTTCTGCTTGTTCGCCATAACAATCAATATGGGTACGCAGCGCAATTGTTCCATGAGCATAACTACATTTAATTCCAAATTCCATTCGCCGATAAACATCTTCAGCTTGCCAATATTTTTCGGCATCTTTAATAGCAATATCTAAAGCATTATCAAAAGTTCCATCCAGATTAGGAGAACGTTGCCAAATATGTCCTTTATCTAAATGGGTATGACAATCAATCAAACAAGGTAAAATGATACTTTTATTTAAATTAATACTATTATCTAAATTATTCTTTTGTCGAGCAGGAAGAACTTGTTTAATTTTACCATTTTCTATTTCTATATCTACTAAAACCAACTGTTCTGGATAAGAATTAATGGTGTTTATTTTTAAAAAACAACTAGAAATATGAGCATTTTTTAGCCAATAATTATCTTGATTAAAACTATCTAAAATCATGAAAATGTTGATTAAATTTGACAAAAAATAAGAACAATCATACTCACTTGATTTTTTACATGAGTTAAAGTGATGCCTTACAATCTTTATAACGTTTTTTAAATATGTAGAGAGGTAATATGTTACGTCTCTACACCAGTCTCATAATAAAAAAAAACCGCTATATCTAATAAATCGCTACAATCATTTATGTTTGTTCATCTCCTCCATCCATGCCAGACTCTGCCAACACCCAAGACACAATTCGCATCAAAGGTGCCAGACAACACAATCTAAAAAATATCAATCTCGAACTACCACGCAATCAATTAATTGTCTTTACTGGTGTATCTGGTTCAGGAAAATCTTCCCTTGCTTTTGATACAATTTTTGCCGAGGGACAAAGAAGATATGTCGAATCTCTTAGTGCTTACGCTCGTCAATTTCTGGGACAATTGGATAAACCAGATGTCGATGCGATCGAAGGTTTAAGTCCTGCAATTTCCATCGATCAAAAATCTACTTCCCATAATCCTCGTTCCACAGTAGGAACAGTTACAGAAATATATGACTATTTAAGACTTTTGTTTGGTCGTGCAGGTGAACCCCATTGTCCTCATTGCGATCGCTCTATTACGCCTCAGACGATTGATGAAATGTGCGATCGCGTGATGTCTCTTCCCGATGGTACTAAATTCCTCATTCTTGCACCTGTAGTCCGCGGCAAAAAGGGTACTCACAAACAACTATTATCTAGTTTAGCAGCCCAAGGTTTTGTCAGGATTCGTGTCGATTCTGAGATCAGGGAACTAGTAGACAAGATTGAGTTGGATAAAAATTATACTCATAACCTTGAAGTGGTTGTTGATCGTTTAATTAAAAAACCTAATATTCAAGAGCGTTTAGCAGATTCTCTTGCTACCTGTCTCCGTCTTTCCTCGGGTATTGCTTTCATAGAGGTATTAAATGATACAGCGAATCGAACCTTTGATTCTGAGGCTAATAATTCCCAAAATGGACATCTCGATCAAACAGATCTACCCCAAGAAATAGTTTTTTCTGAAAACTTTGCTTGTCCCGAACATGGAGGAGTAATCGAAGAATTATCCCCCAGATTATTTTCCTTCAATTCTCCTTATGGTGCTTGTCCTCATTGTCATGGCATTGGAAGTTTAAAAACCTTTGCACCAGAATTAATTGTACCTGATGAAAAACAACCAGTATATAGTGCGATCGCTCCTTGGTCAGATAAAGACAATACCTATTATCTTTCTTTACTTTACAGTGTCGGACAAGCTTATGGTTTTGATCTTCAAACTCCTTGGCAAAAATTAACCAAGCAACAACAACAGGTATTACTTCATGGTAGTGAAGAACCAATTTTATTTTATTCAGATTCTAGTAATGGTAAAGGAGATGGGCATTTTCGTCATTATCTTGGCATCGTGAAAATGCTGGAGAGAAACTATCAAGAAACTAATTCCGATGCAATCAAACAGAAATTAGAACAGTATTTAATCAATCAACCCTGTGAAGTTTGTCACGGTAAACGTCTCAAACCTGAATCTTTAGCAGTTAGTTTAGGACAGTATCGCATTAACGATTTAGTTAGTGTTCCCATCCGAGACTGTTTAGAGAGAGTCAATCATTTACAACTTACTACTCGGCAGGCATTAATTGGAGAATTAGCTCTCAAAGAAATCAAAGCTCGTTTACAATTTTTACTTGATGTTGGTTTAGATTATCTCACTCTCGATCGCGCTGCGATGACTTTATCGGGAGGAGAAGCACAAAGAATTCGGTTAGCAACTCAAATTGGTTCGGGTTTAACAGGAGTTTTATATGTTTTAGACGAACCCAGTATTGGTTTACATCAACGAGACAATGATCGTTTATTAGCTACCCTCAAAAAACTTAGAGACTTAGGTAACACGTTAATCGTAGTCGAACATGACGAAGACACAATCAAAAATGCGGATCATTTAGTTGATATTGGTCCTTTAGCAGGAGTACATGGAGGAGAAATAGTTGTTCAAGGAAGTTTACAAGATTTACTACAATCTGAAAAATCTCTCACAGGTGCCTATTTATCCCACCAAAAAACTATCGAAACTCCACCCCAAAGAAGAGAAGGAAAACAAGTTTCTCTTTTATTAAAAAACTGTCAGCAAAACAATCTTAAAAATATCGATCTTGAAATTCCTTTAGGAAAATTTGTCTGTATCACTGGGGTTTCTGGTTCGGGAAAATCAACTTTAGTTAATGAACTTTTATATCCTGCCTTGCAACACAATCTCACTCGTAAAAAACCTTTTCCCAATAACCTAGGTGGAATCAAAGGACTCAATGCTATTGATAAAGTAATCGTAATCGATCAATCTCCTATTGGGAGAACTCCTCGTTCCAACCCTGCAACTTACACAGGAATATTTGATTCAATTCGGGCAATTTTTGCCGAAACTATTGAAGCTAAAGCAAGAGGTTATAAACAAGGCAGATTTTCTTTCAATGTCAAAGGCGGACGTTGTGAAGCTTGTGGAGGACAAGGTGTTAATGTGATCGAAATGAACTTTCTTCCTGATGTCTATGTTCAATGTGATGTCTGTAAAGGTGCTAGATATAACCGCGAAACTCTTCAAGTTAAATATAAAGGTTATTCCATTGCGGATGTTTTAGATATGACCGTAGAAGAGGCTGCCGATGTCTTTCAAAATATTCCTCGCGCAGCAGGTCGTTTACAAACTTTAGTTGATGTTGGTTTGGGTTACATTAAATTAGGACAACCCGCACCTACTTTATCTGGTGGTGAAGCACAACGGGTTAAACTCGCCTCGGAATTGTCTCGTCGTGCCACAGGAAAAACTCTTTATTTAATTGATGAACCGACTACGGGTTTATCTTTTTATGATGTCCATCATCTATTAAATGTATTGCAGAGATTAGTAGATAAAGGTAATTCTTTAATCGTGATCGAACACAATTTAGATGTGATCCGTTGTGCCGATTGGATTATCGATTTGGGCCCCGAAGGTGGAGATAAGGGAGGAGAAATTGTCGCTGTTGGTACTCCTGAAGAAGTGGCGGAGAATCAGAATTCTTATACAGGAAAGTATTTAAAGCAGGTTTTGCAGCGTTATCCTGTTTCAGTTGGAGAGAATTGAAGCAATTAGTAATGATGAGAACAGGTTCGATTGCCACACCTTTTCCATTATGAATATAATACCATGTCAAGAGTAGAAGTCAAGAGGAAAATTTTTTCTCATGCAGAGGCACAGAGAGAGTAATTATTTTGATTGTGTACGTTACGCTAACTTCTTGCGCTTCATTTAAGGTGGTAGTTATGCTAGATGAATTCTCTACTTTTTTGATCTTTTTAAACTAGATATGCGAAATTTATTTCCTGGCTACTATAAACCTACAGAAAATGAGTTTCAGGAATTATGGCAAGAAGGTATTTTTTGTTTTGATACTAATATTTTATTTTGTTAATCGACTACAATTCTAAATAACTTCTAGAAATTTCAGATATAAATTCTTAAAGTGAATAATCTACTTTCTCTTAATTTTTAGCATAGACTATTTTAAATTAAAACTCTCTTAATCAGTAATATGCGATCGCGCTAATCAATCATGTACACAATAACGTAAAATAAAATAACTCTAGAGTTATTGTTGGTTAAATTGAGTAAAATAAGATTACTAAATTTACCGATAAATGTCGCGTCGGTGTCCAATATCGAGAATTGTTATTTTATTGTTGAGATCGTCTATCTCATAAATAACTCGATAAACCCCGCTCCTAATACGTCAACCTTCTCTTCCTGTTAATTTTAAAAACCCCGATGGTCTAGGATTTTTGCTTAATTTTCTAATATTATCTCTAATTTTTTGATAATCTCGCTCTGGTAAATTAGCTAAAAAATTAGCAGCACGTTTTTTGATATTAATGCTGTAATTCATTACCGATTTTGCTCAATTTTAGAAATCGCCTGTTCAAAAGAAATTTCTTCATCTTCATCAGAAATAGTTTGATCGTAAGCTCGAATTGCTTCTAATTCTTCTGATGCTTATAATAGTTTATGGTATTCTTCAAGTTCTAAAACTACGCCGATTTGGTTGCCATTTTCGTCTGTAATATATTTCTGTTTTAACATTATTTGAAAGTTGTTTCCTTAGCTCATCCTTGGCTCGATTGTAACTTATCGAGACAATAACGTACAATATATTCAGTCTTTAGACGCATTATGAATAGATAGCTCGATTTTTTTATTCTAAAAACCAATTTTCATCTAAAACAACATCAATTGTATAGGGACATTGATTAGGAAATGTGTTCAAAGATAAATTAGTTTCTAATGATGTATCTTTGCGAGCTTTTTGATAGGGTGCTTCCAAGTTTAAGGTTAAATAATTTTTTAGACTAGGACTGGATTCTAATTGTTCTAAGATTCGACGACGATGTTCGATAATAGTGTATTTCCAACTATTAATTCTTTTTTCTAGCTGAAACTCCCATTTAAGCAAGTGCATCAATAAAATTCGTAGATTGCTAGTTAGTCTTTGTTTTTGGGATTTCCCCATATCATCTATTTCTTCCCACAAATTTTCCCAGTCCATTTCATCCCATCTTTTTTCCTGGATTTTTTTTAGTACGTCTTCTATCCATAGATAATAATCTTGTTCATACAAATTATTGGACATGGTATTACTTTTGACTAAATTTAAATATTGTTTGTCTTCTAATTCATGTTTTAAAGTTTGTCCATCAATAAACTCATGAACTAAAAAGAATTCCTCATGTTCTTCAAAATAATCTAAAATTGTTGGTCTTTGAGGATACTTACCTAAATTTTGCTAGATCAAACGTTAAACTAATCTCCCCAAATCCCGCGCGATTACACTTGCGGAGGAGAACTCCGTGTGTAATCGCGCGCTATATCCCTGAAGTACCCAAAAATACTATTACATGTTTAATTGAGTGGAATTACTTATAAAGGGCTTGGCAAAACCAAACCCTGACAAACAATCTTTTTAAATAATTATTGATTAAGGATCGACCCAACGACCATCAGTTTTGATCAGATTAATCAATTCTTCCACACCTCGGTCTTCTGGTACTCGTTTAATTTCCTCTCTACCGCGATACAAGGCAATGTAACCCGATTGTTTACCTACATAACCATAGTCTGCATCTGCCATTTCTCCAGGGCCATTAACAATGCACCCCATCACAGCAATATCTAAACCAGTTAAGTGTTTAGTTGCTTCGCGAACTTTATGCAGTACTTCTTCTAAATTAAACAGAGTACGACCACAAGAAGGACAAGCGACATACTCTACCATCGTCTTGCGTAGTCCCAAAGCTTGCAAAATACTATAGCAGACAGGAATTTCTTTTTCTGGTGCTTCGGTGAGAGATACCCGAATAGTATCGCCAATACCTTCAGCTAATAAAGTTCCAATTCCCGCAGTAGATTTAATTCTGCCATATTCTCCATCTCCTGCTTCAGTTACACCTAGATGCAAAGGATACTCCATGCCCAACTCATCCATCCGTTTGACCATCAGACGATAGGCAGCAAGCATGACAGGGACGCGAGAAGCTTTAAGAGAAATAACTATATTATAAAAGTCTAAAGATTCACAAATTTTAATAAATTCAAGGGCAGATTCTACCATGCCTTCAGGGGTATCACCGTAGGTAAACAGCATCCTTTCGGCTAAAGAACCATGATTAACCCCAATCCGCATGGCTTTGCCTTGATCTCTTAAAGAAATTACCAAAGGCTCTAAAGTTTCACGGATTTTTGCTCCAATTTCATCAAATTCTGCTTGAGTATATTCAGTACGATCGCCTGTTGGTTTTTCAAAGACGTATAAGCCTGGATTAATTCTAACTTTATCAACGTGTTTGGCAACTTCGAGGGCAATTTTCATGCCATTATGATGCACATCGGCAACCAAAGGAACTGGTTGATAGGTTTCGGCTAGTTTTTGCTTAATTTCTGCTAAAGCTTTGGCGTGTGCCATACTAGGAACTGTCACGCGGACAATTTCGCATCCAATCTCATGAAGACGGCGAATTGCAGCTACAGAACCATCAATATCTAACGTATCCTCGTTAATCATTGACTGCACGACTACAGGATAGCCACCGCCAATGGTCACGTTACCTACTTGAACAGGACGAGTTTTACGACGATGAATCGTAGTATCAAAAGCTGGTGAGTTATTAGCAGTAAGATTAGGGTTATCCAGAGTTTGCATAACTTATTGTGATCTATTTGGTAGCGAATTTATCCACATTTACTCAAATTATCTCATTGTTAGAGTAAGAGAATGTGAAACGATCTTAAGTCATTTGTATTAATAACAATGACCCAATCTTGCTAAATTTTAGATTTTCAATGCCAAATTTTGATAGTTATACAGTTACGGCTGGTTCTAAACCGAGAGAATTCATTAATCTATTAATCTCAAAGTATTTATTCATTAACTCTTGAATACATTGAACTTTAATCGGTTCATGGATAGGAACTCTACCAAAAGCACGATCAATTATTTCTACAGTAGTTAAAGTATCGAGATTAACTGATAAAACAGGAATTTCCAAATCTTCAGCGCGATTGAGGATTAAAGGTTGAGGTGGAATATGACCAGTCAAAATCAAACAGTGAGTTGAAGTTTCTAAAGCAGCCATTTGCAATTCAGTGCGATCGCTTCCTGTGATAACTGCCATGTTTTCTCGTTGACGGAAATATTCTAAAGCAGAATTTACATTCATTGCCCCGATACTCAGACTTTCTACCATCAAATCTAAGCGGTCTGGACGACAAAGAACTTGGGCTTTAAGTCGTTTAGCTAATTTGCGAACACTAACACTACGAAGTAAGTTATTTTTTGGTAACA from Stanieria cyanosphaera PCC 7437 encodes:
- the ispG gene encoding (E)-4-hydroxy-3-methylbut-2-enyl-diphosphate synthase, which produces MQTLDNPNLTANNSPAFDTTIHRRKTRPVQVGNVTIGGGYPVVVQSMINEDTLDIDGSVAAIRRLHEIGCEIVRVTVPSMAHAKALAEIKQKLAETYQPVPLVADVHHNGMKIALEVAKHVDKVRINPGLYVFEKPTGDRTEYTQAEFDEIGAKIRETLEPLVISLRDQGKAMRIGVNHGSLAERMLFTYGDTPEGMVESALEFIKICESLDFYNIVISLKASRVPVMLAAYRLMVKRMDELGMEYPLHLGVTEAGDGEYGRIKSTAGIGTLLAEGIGDTIRVSLTEAPEKEIPVCYSILQALGLRKTMVEYVACPSCGRTLFNLEEVLHKVREATKHLTGLDIAVMGCIVNGPGEMADADYGYVGKQSGYIALYRGREEIKRVPEDRGVEELINLIKTDGRWVDP
- a CDS encoding cytosine deaminase, whose amino-acid sequence is MILDSFNQDNYWLKNAHISSCFLKINTINSYPEQLVLVDIEIENGKIKQVLPARQKNNLDNSINLNKSIILPCLIDCHTHLDKGHIWQRSPNLDGTFDNALDIAIKDAEKYWQAEDVYRRMEFGIKCSYAHGTIALRTHIDCYGEQAEISLNVFQQLQQKWQDKITLQAVSLVSLDYYQTEAGITLADKIAEIGGILGGVAFMNPQLNSQLDTVFTLAKERNLDLDFHADENNDPNSICLKKIAEAAIRNQFKGKILCGHCCSLAVQSEEVVAKAIALVKQANLGVVSLPMCNLYLQDRKPGTTPFWRGVTKVHELKQAGIPVAFASDNCRDPFYGFGDHDVLEVFNQSVRIAHLDTPYSDWISSVTTTPADLMGLSDLGKIEVGQPANLIIFKARYFSELLSRSQHDRIVLRNGKPIDTTLPDYAELDDLVLQ
- a CDS encoding type II toxin-antitoxin system RelE family toxin, with the translated sequence MRSGVYRVIYEIDDLNNKITILDIGHRRDIYR
- a CDS encoding type II toxin-antitoxin system RelE family toxin, coding for MNYSINIKKRAANFLANLPERDYQKIRDNIRKLSKNPRPSGFLKLTGREG
- a CDS encoding DUF29 domain-containing protein encodes the protein MSNNLYEQDYYLWIEDVLKKIQEKRWDEMDWENLWEEIDDMGKSQKQRLTSNLRILLMHLLKWEFQLEKRINSWKYTIIEHRRRILEQLESSPSLKNYLTLNLEAPYQKARKDTSLETNLSLNTFPNQCPYTIDVVLDENWFLE
- the uvrA gene encoding excinuclease ABC subunit UvrA, producing MPDSANTQDTIRIKGARQHNLKNINLELPRNQLIVFTGVSGSGKSSLAFDTIFAEGQRRYVESLSAYARQFLGQLDKPDVDAIEGLSPAISIDQKSTSHNPRSTVGTVTEIYDYLRLLFGRAGEPHCPHCDRSITPQTIDEMCDRVMSLPDGTKFLILAPVVRGKKGTHKQLLSSLAAQGFVRIRVDSEIRELVDKIELDKNYTHNLEVVVDRLIKKPNIQERLADSLATCLRLSSGIAFIEVLNDTANRTFDSEANNSQNGHLDQTDLPQEIVFSENFACPEHGGVIEELSPRLFSFNSPYGACPHCHGIGSLKTFAPELIVPDEKQPVYSAIAPWSDKDNTYYLSLLYSVGQAYGFDLQTPWQKLTKQQQQVLLHGSEEPILFYSDSSNGKGDGHFRHYLGIVKMLERNYQETNSDAIKQKLEQYLINQPCEVCHGKRLKPESLAVSLGQYRINDLVSVPIRDCLERVNHLQLTTRQALIGELALKEIKARLQFLLDVGLDYLTLDRAAMTLSGGEAQRIRLATQIGSGLTGVLYVLDEPSIGLHQRDNDRLLATLKKLRDLGNTLIVVEHDEDTIKNADHLVDIGPLAGVHGGEIVVQGSLQDLLQSEKSLTGAYLSHQKTIETPPQRREGKQVSLLLKNCQQNNLKNIDLEIPLGKFVCITGVSGSGKSTLVNELLYPALQHNLTRKKPFPNNLGGIKGLNAIDKVIVIDQSPIGRTPRSNPATYTGIFDSIRAIFAETIEAKARGYKQGRFSFNVKGGRCEACGGQGVNVIEMNFLPDVYVQCDVCKGARYNRETLQVKYKGYSIADVLDMTVEEAADVFQNIPRAAGRLQTLVDVGLGYIKLGQPAPTLSGGEAQRVKLASELSRRATGKTLYLIDEPTTGLSFYDVHHLLNVLQRLVDKGNSLIVIEHNLDVIRCADWIIDLGPEGGDKGGEIVAVGTPEEVAENQNSYTGKYLKQVLQRYPVSVGEN
- the argZ gene encoding bifunctional arginine dihydrolase/ornithine cyclodeaminase, which encodes MAESIRILMCSPDHYDVDYVINPWMEGNIHKSSRDRAAEQWQKLYHVLKDLAVVDLVPPQQGWPDMVFTANAGLVLGDNVVLSRFYHKERQGEEPHFKQWFENNGFTVHELPKDLPFEGAGDALLDREGRWLWAGYGFRSELDSHPYIAKWLDIEVLSLRLIDDRFYHLDTCFCPLTDGYLLYYPDAFDSYSNRLIEMRVPVEKRIAIEEADAVKFACNAVNVDRTVVMNQASDSLKQRLAEVGFSVIETPLTEFLKAGGAAKCLTLRITEPVLPDVHANVPVESRIIHLEGHLLDAGIMNQALDLVVENGGSFRVLNFNLGIERQSTSAADVRVSAPSHEVMEDIMRQLIDLGAVAPPQETCDVITEVCTQTGVAPDDFYVTTIYPTEVRINCEWVRVQKQRMDGAIVVSNTNDGTVAQCKILRDLAEGDRVVVGVEGIRTVKKTESREQRNSQEFSFMGAGVSSERRVELVVEQIAWELRQIRDRGGKVVVTAGPVVIHTGGAQHLSRLIRDGYVQALLGGNAIAVHDIEQALMGTSLGVDMQKGTPVSGGHRHHLKVINTIRRYGSIAKAVEAGILTKGIMYQCVKNNIPFCLAGSIRDDGPLPDTQMDLIKAQAEYAKLIEGTDMILMLSSMLHSIGVGNMTPAGVKMVCVDINPAVVTKLSDRGSVESVGVVTDVGLFLSLLIKQLEKLTSPYQVV